Proteins from a genomic interval of Paenibacillus lentus:
- a CDS encoding MATE family efflux transporter produces MKQHDFTKGNIWRQLVTFSAPLLLTNLLQVSYQFIDSLWVGNLLGTNALGAVAISSTVLFTILSFIIGINNAALTILSQIKGKQDESGLKSYVNAFSVILGLIAIVLGVFGFVFTEKILLLLGTPSEMIPLAVTYLQINFLGILFLFGYNFIGTVYRALGNSQTPLRFVMIAVVLNAVLDPLFIYVFQWGIRGAAYATVIAQGAAFFYGLVLSLRRKFIPFSMPRWPKKAEVSLILTQGIPSGLQMMAISAGSAAIMSVVASFGKDTVAGFGAAQRLDSLIMLPAQALGVAVTSMAGQNIAVQQWERVRKIAGYAIVLNLAIMLFISSVIFIMAKPGIVMFISEPGAVVFGASYVQMIAFFYPFLGLNFIFNGVVRASGAMLQVLVLNIISFWILRYPLTYVFAGLLGEKGIAVGIGLSFMISSVISYAYYRFGRWRTKNLFAKAES; encoded by the coding sequence ATGAAGCAGCATGATTTTACGAAGGGGAATATTTGGAGGCAGCTTGTCACGTTTTCCGCACCGCTGCTGCTTACGAATTTACTTCAGGTATCATATCAATTCATCGACAGTTTGTGGGTCGGTAATCTGTTGGGAACCAACGCGCTAGGAGCTGTGGCAATATCCAGCACAGTATTATTTACGATCCTGTCCTTTATCATCGGGATCAATAATGCGGCACTCACCATTTTATCGCAGATCAAAGGCAAACAAGACGAGTCGGGATTAAAAAGTTATGTGAATGCATTTTCTGTTATCTTAGGCTTGATCGCTATTGTGCTAGGTGTGTTTGGATTTGTATTTACAGAAAAAATTCTGCTCCTGCTGGGAACGCCAAGTGAGATGATTCCCCTGGCTGTGACTTATTTGCAAATTAACTTTCTAGGTATTCTATTCTTATTTGGCTATAACTTTATTGGCACGGTGTACCGGGCACTGGGGAATAGCCAAACGCCGCTGCGGTTTGTCATGATTGCAGTTGTCTTGAATGCGGTGCTTGATCCCTTGTTTATTTATGTATTTCAATGGGGGATTCGAGGTGCGGCTTACGCTACAGTGATTGCCCAAGGGGCAGCTTTTTTCTACGGACTTGTACTTAGTCTGCGCCGCAAGTTCATTCCGTTCTCGATGCCTAGGTGGCCCAAGAAAGCGGAAGTATCGCTTATATTAACGCAAGGTATTCCTTCCGGCCTGCAAATGATGGCCATTTCTGCGGGTTCAGCAGCGATCATGAGCGTTGTCGCATCGTTCGGGAAGGATACGGTGGCTGGCTTTGGAGCTGCACAGCGTTTGGATAGCCTGATCATGCTGCCGGCTCAAGCGCTTGGTGTGGCTGTAACAAGTATGGCGGGACAAAATATTGCCGTACAGCAATGGGAGCGCGTGCGAAAAATTGCTGGGTATGCGATTGTACTTAATTTAGCGATTATGCTATTCATTTCGTCGGTCATTTTCATTATGGCTAAGCCGGGAATTGTAATGTTTATCTCTGAGCCAGGAGCTGTAGTCTTTGGAGCCTCTTATGTGCAAATGATTGCTTTTTTCTATCCCTTCTTAGGCTTGAATTTTATTTTTAACGGTGTAGTGCGAGCTTCAGGGGCGATGCTGCAGGTGCTTGTTCTCAATATCATCTCCTTTTGGATTTTACGTTATCCGCTGACTTACGTGTTTGCCGGTCTGCTTGGCGAGAAGGGAATAGCGGTAGGTATCGGGTTAAGCTTCATGATTAGTAGTGTAATCTCCTATGCCTATTACCGATTCGGACGCTGGCGGACTAAGAACTTATTCGCAAAGGCTGAGTCCTGA
- a CDS encoding BglG family transcription antiterminator → MNTRQQEILRILLGEPNRSFVVRELAANLNCSEKTIRNDFEVIDAYLAEHGEAKLLRKPGIGVNLDIEEHERAKLFDQLFRSTTDTGYERDDNRIAAIAYELLMNTKPTTLQELADKYYVNRAIIKRDLDSLNPWLQKRRLEIISKQRVGIIIEGAEKDKRAALSKVSQLIGTSTNDFIKKRFETYEVDLVTRELKRLEEKEFFHFTDEAFENLLIHTLLMVRRTKLCQPIHFSEQEQAFIQKKREYQWTLAFIRQLEHYFSVSFPQSELAYFTAHLLGAKIRSRTRLDSTNLAEQPLKITAEVTEIVQSLMRKMSSLTFIDFEQDLTLKEGLSIHLNSTIHRLSYGLSVTNPLLQDIKKMYPYIFSMVIYATKELSHYFHFTVPEDEVAYLTLHFQAAIERLNKQSRLIKNIVTVCHMGVGISQILRTKLERKFSGIQVMDTVRRADLNTYLEQQPVDFIVSTVPLNELNTINVPYIVVSPLLEPADIKKITDFLEQLEEHPLEAAASFLQIYTKPALIFSQVEVSHRFEIIERLANSLFAEGYVEQDYAHQALLRERVSSTTIGGGIAIPHGDPKLVKQSQIAIATLKEPLEWEQDKVSIVFMLALRNNEQESTKKLFHRLSLLSEQPSLIEQLIRTKRPEDIYLLL, encoded by the coding sequence ATGAATACACGTCAACAAGAGATTTTGCGGATACTGCTAGGTGAGCCTAACCGCTCCTTTGTCGTGCGCGAACTGGCTGCAAATCTGAACTGTTCGGAGAAGACGATCCGGAACGATTTCGAAGTGATTGATGCCTATTTGGCCGAGCATGGGGAGGCGAAGCTGCTGCGCAAGCCGGGAATCGGGGTAAACCTGGACATCGAGGAGCATGAGCGGGCCAAGTTGTTCGATCAACTATTCCGCTCGACCACGGATACCGGGTATGAACGAGATGATAACCGAATCGCCGCCATTGCTTACGAGCTGCTTATGAATACCAAGCCGACAACACTTCAGGAATTGGCAGACAAGTATTATGTCAATCGAGCTATCATTAAAAGGGATCTGGACTCTCTGAATCCATGGCTTCAAAAACGACGACTCGAGATTATTTCTAAGCAAAGAGTGGGTATAATAATCGAAGGCGCTGAGAAAGACAAACGTGCCGCATTGTCCAAGGTATCCCAATTAATCGGAACCTCGACCAATGATTTCATTAAAAAAAGGTTCGAAACCTATGAGGTAGACCTCGTCACGCGCGAACTGAAACGGCTGGAGGAGAAAGAATTCTTTCATTTTACAGATGAAGCCTTCGAGAATCTGCTAATTCATACGCTACTGATGGTTCGCAGGACGAAACTGTGTCAACCGATCCATTTTTCGGAGCAGGAACAAGCCTTTATCCAGAAAAAAAGGGAGTACCAATGGACGCTGGCCTTCATCCGGCAGTTGGAGCATTACTTCTCGGTTAGCTTTCCTCAGAGCGAGCTTGCTTATTTTACAGCGCATCTCCTCGGAGCAAAGATCCGTTCCCGCACCCGGCTGGACAGTACAAATCTGGCGGAGCAGCCACTGAAAATTACCGCTGAGGTGACGGAGATCGTGCAATCCCTCATGCGAAAAATGTCCAGCCTCACATTCATCGATTTCGAGCAGGACCTTACGCTGAAGGAAGGACTGAGCATTCATTTGAACTCAACGATCCATCGTTTAAGCTATGGATTGAGCGTAACGAATCCGCTGCTGCAGGATATAAAGAAGATGTATCCCTATATATTCAGCATGGTCATTTATGCGACTAAAGAATTAAGTCATTACTTTCATTTCACCGTTCCGGAGGATGAGGTCGCATATCTTACTCTGCATTTTCAAGCGGCGATTGAGCGCCTAAACAAACAGTCGAGGCTCATCAAAAACATCGTTACCGTATGCCATATGGGAGTAGGCATCTCACAAATCCTGCGTACAAAGCTGGAACGGAAATTCAGCGGAATCCAGGTCATGGATACTGTTAGAAGAGCAGATTTGAATACATACCTGGAGCAGCAACCGGTGGATTTTATCGTGTCCACAGTTCCGCTGAACGAGTTGAACACCATAAACGTCCCATATATTGTGGTATCTCCATTACTAGAGCCTGCCGATATTAAAAAAATTACAGATTTCCTTGAGCAGCTGGAAGAACATCCGCTGGAAGCTGCAGCCTCTTTTTTGCAAATATACACGAAGCCCGCGCTTATTTTCTCACAAGTCGAGGTTTCTCACCGCTTTGAGATTATTGAGCGATTGGCTAACAGCTTATTTGCCGAAGGCTATGTCGAACAGGATTACGCCCATCAAGCATTACTGCGGGAGAGAGTCTCCTCGACGACGATTGGCGGAGGTATTGCGATCCCTCACGGCGATCCTAAGCTGGTGAAGCAATCGCAAATCGCCATTGCTACTTTGAAGGAGCCGCTGGAATGGGAGCAGGATAAGGTCTCGATCGTATTTATGCTGGCGCTTCGGAATAATGAGCAGGAAAGTACGAAAAAACTATTCCATCGCCTTTCTCTTCTAAGTGAGCAGCCGTCTCTTATTGAGCAGTTGATTCGGACTAAAAGGCCTGAGGACATCTACTTGCTCTTATAA
- a CDS encoding flagellar biosynthesis protein FlgA, translated as MDLSTVKSVSPNKKLFKKILALLFSIAVIVVSFIVLNNANEAAKDTVEVLKVNHSGGIPAYVVLTEKHIKKYSIIRKEYTDDMILAEDMPSVTNKYTKYYLRDGSVLYKDQLMEEKPLQNEWLYELGEEHEVLTLPYNFLEAGGDILMPGDRVRIRVSYEQEVSDGSGNPNVSYGLTRTQMKTEVLFDSIEVRDMLNSNSHSIYEVYKEVLKLSEDKRQEVMKSNDFLKSIQPRSLLLEGTREQIDKFAKYNGYDGKKYLITILSRKNSQVILDQLPTLQREVESWIKTKD; from the coding sequence ATGGATTTAAGTACAGTAAAAAGCGTCTCCCCTAACAAAAAATTGTTCAAAAAGATATTAGCTTTACTGTTTAGCATTGCCGTTATCGTCGTGTCATTTATCGTATTGAACAACGCCAATGAGGCGGCTAAGGATACGGTAGAGGTACTAAAGGTAAACCATTCAGGTGGGATACCTGCGTACGTCGTTTTAACGGAGAAGCACATCAAGAAATATTCCATCATCCGCAAGGAATATACCGACGATATGATTCTGGCCGAAGACATGCCTTCCGTCACGAATAAATATACGAAGTATTATTTGCGAGATGGCAGTGTTTTGTATAAGGATCAGCTGATGGAAGAGAAGCCTCTGCAGAATGAATGGTTGTATGAGCTTGGGGAAGAGCATGAGGTGCTGACCCTGCCGTATAACTTCCTGGAAGCGGGCGGGGATATCTTGATGCCAGGAGATAGAGTAAGAATTCGCGTGTCTTATGAGCAAGAGGTATCTGACGGCTCGGGAAATCCCAATGTCAGCTACGGCCTGACGAGAACCCAAATGAAAACGGAAGTATTGTTCGACAGCATCGAAGTCCGGGACATGCTCAATTCCAATAGCCATTCGATCTATGAGGTGTATAAAGAGGTGCTCAAGCTGAGTGAGGACAAGAGGCAGGAAGTCATGAAGAGCAATGACTTTCTTAAGAGCATTCAGCCCAGATCACTGCTTCTGGAAGGCACCAGAGAGCAAATTGATAAATTTGCTAAATATAACGGCTACGATGGGAAGAAATATTTGATTACGATTCTGAGCCGCAAGAACAGCCAGGTTATATTGGATCAACTGCCTACTTTGCAAAGAGAGGTGGAATCATGGATCAAAACGAAAGACTGA
- a CDS encoding PTS fructose transporter subunit IIABC has product MKFLAITSCPNGIAHTYMAAENLQKAADKLGVSMKVETQGSIGVENEFSAEDIAQADGIIIAADKHVDKSRFVGKKLLVTGVQDGIRNPEGLIEKLINGEVPLYQAQPGQQTSDSSEKQPAAKQNQFYRHLMSGVSYMVPFIVVGGLLIAIALSIGGEPTPGGLQIPEGSFWKIVESLGGASFTFMVPILAGFIAFSIADRPGLAPGMIGGLIAANGSFYGSEAGAGFIGGIIAGFLAGYVALWIKKWKVPKALAPIMPIIIIPVLASLIVGLAFILLLGGPIAKFFEILTTWLASMQGTSSILLALILGAMISFDMGGPVNKVAFLFGSAMIGEGNYEIMGSIAVAICIPPIGLGLATFLFKKKFHDTERESGKASFTMGLFGITEGAIPFASQDPLRVIPSIMIGSMTGSVIAMLGHVGDRVAHGGPIVAVLGAVDNVVMFFIAVIIGSFVTALMIKLLKKDVTQTQPMIADGTVSAGSSTGGSVASRAVADPKVTSSADAVNQHKPVRKLTDIISLDLIETELKANSRDDVIDELIGKLEADGAISSASEFKQAILHREQESSTGIGMNIAIPHGKSTAVIKPRVVFGMKQDGVDWNSVDGTAARLIFMIAIPAENPGNEHLKILQMLSRKLMDDDFRDQLLKVQTKQEAYALLDQIH; this is encoded by the coding sequence ATGAAATTTCTAGCCATTACCTCATGTCCTAACGGCATTGCACATACTTACATGGCTGCTGAAAATTTGCAGAAAGCAGCAGACAAACTAGGCGTCAGCATGAAAGTGGAAACCCAGGGCTCCATCGGAGTAGAAAATGAATTTTCGGCAGAGGACATTGCACAAGCGGACGGTATCATCATTGCCGCAGACAAACACGTGGACAAAAGCCGCTTCGTCGGTAAAAAACTGTTAGTCACCGGAGTGCAAGACGGCATTCGGAATCCAGAAGGCTTGATTGAGAAGCTGATCAACGGGGAAGTGCCTTTGTATCAAGCGCAACCGGGACAACAGACTTCCGACAGCAGTGAGAAGCAGCCTGCCGCTAAGCAAAATCAGTTCTATCGCCACTTAATGAGCGGAGTATCCTACATGGTTCCGTTTATCGTTGTAGGCGGTCTTCTGATCGCAATCGCTCTATCCATCGGGGGTGAACCGACCCCTGGCGGGCTGCAAATTCCGGAGGGCTCATTCTGGAAAATCGTCGAAAGTCTCGGCGGCGCATCTTTTACATTTATGGTTCCCATCTTAGCGGGCTTTATTGCCTTTAGTATTGCAGACCGGCCGGGTCTTGCTCCCGGTATGATCGGCGGCTTGATCGCCGCAAACGGCAGCTTCTACGGCAGTGAAGCCGGAGCTGGATTTATCGGTGGAATTATTGCTGGTTTCCTGGCAGGTTATGTAGCACTGTGGATCAAGAAATGGAAGGTTCCCAAAGCGCTTGCTCCTATTATGCCGATTATCATTATTCCGGTACTAGCATCGCTAATCGTGGGCCTAGCCTTTATCCTCCTGCTTGGCGGGCCGATAGCAAAGTTTTTTGAAATATTAACGACCTGGCTTGCAAGCATGCAAGGGACCAGCTCCATCCTGCTTGCTTTGATTCTGGGAGCGATGATTTCCTTTGATATGGGCGGACCAGTGAATAAAGTTGCTTTCTTGTTTGGCTCAGCCATGATTGGCGAAGGAAACTATGAAATCATGGGATCAATCGCTGTAGCTATTTGTATTCCGCCGATCGGCCTGGGACTCGCCACCTTCCTCTTTAAGAAGAAGTTTCATGACACCGAACGGGAATCAGGTAAAGCATCCTTTACGATGGGGTTATTCGGAATTACGGAAGGTGCGATTCCTTTTGCATCACAGGATCCGCTGCGCGTCATTCCTAGCATCATGATCGGCTCCATGACCGGCTCGGTCATTGCCATGCTGGGTCATGTCGGCGACCGGGTAGCTCATGGCGGGCCCATCGTTGCCGTGCTAGGTGCAGTAGACAATGTTGTTATGTTCTTTATCGCTGTTATTATCGGCTCGTTCGTAACAGCGCTTATGATCAAGCTCCTCAAAAAGGACGTCACTCAGACTCAACCGATGATCGCAGACGGCACTGTTTCAGCAGGTAGCAGCACAGGTGGTTCTGTTGCAAGTAGAGCAGTAGCTGATCCTAAAGTGACCTCATCGGCCGATGCTGTAAATCAACACAAACCGGTGAGAAAATTAACGGATATAATTAGCCTTGATCTAATTGAGACTGAACTCAAAGCAAATTCACGTGACGATGTTATCGATGAGCTGATCGGAAAGCTTGAAGCGGATGGCGCAATCAGCTCGGCCTCCGAGTTCAAACAGGCGATCCTTCACCGCGAGCAGGAAAGCTCGACTGGAATTGGCATGAACATCGCCATTCCTCATGGAAAATCAACAGCCGTCATCAAGCCCCGCGTTGTCTTTGGAATGAAACAGGACGGCGTCGATTGGAACAGCGTAGACGGTACAGCGGCTAGACTAATTTTCATGATTGCAATCCCTGCGGAGAACCCAGGAAATGAGCATCTCAAAATACTGCAAATGCTCTCCCGCAAACTGATGGATGATGATTTCCGGGATCAGCTATTGAAGGTGCAAACGAAACAGGAGGCCTACGCGCTTCTGGATCAAATTCACTAA
- a CDS encoding copper amine oxidase N-terminal domain-containing protein, giving the protein MVILSLDVGLVDNEKLQRFRQSENVTSAKKNGQVINLDVPGQLVDSHTMVPIRFISESLGATVKWDRVTWTVNITTTAAENGDILPSEAEEAVPGTGSGSTTTE; this is encoded by the coding sequence GTGGTGATTTTGTCCCTGGACGTTGGTTTAGTTGACAATGAAAAGTTGCAGAGATTTCGTCAATCAGAGAACGTAACTTCGGCAAAGAAGAATGGTCAGGTGATTAACCTGGATGTTCCCGGTCAGCTGGTCGACTCACATACGATGGTACCGATCCGCTTCATTAGCGAGTCGTTAGGAGCTACTGTGAAATGGGATCGTGTGACGTGGACCGTCAATATTACCACGACAGCCGCAGAGAATGGGGATATCCTCCCTTCTGAGGCAGAGGAAGCGGTACCTGGCACGGGGAGTGGCAGTACAACGACAGAATAA
- a CDS encoding Gfo/Idh/MocA family protein encodes MKDNTKKAIRWGIMGTGWIAEQFAADLSYVRNGEGAAVGSRTRDSAEQFAAKFNIPRAYGSYEELANDPEIDAIYVATPHPFHRDNVITALRGGKAVLCEKPITVNSRELEEIVDLAKEKGLFLMEAMWTRFLPPIVQVRTWLEEGRIGEIRLVKAEFGFRSDWNPSGRLLNPELGGGALLDAGIYPLSFASMIFGSNPEKVWSTAHVGVTGVDEQFSILLDYGQGRTASLHGAIRLDLTNEAYIYGTEGSIHIPSFLNAKTATLQVKGREAETVTDDREAVGYAFEAEEVGRCLLAGETESAAITLAESLGIMRLLDQVRSQWGVKYPFEAGSEQ; translated from the coding sequence ATGAAAGATAACACGAAGAAAGCAATTCGCTGGGGAATTATGGGTACAGGCTGGATTGCTGAGCAGTTTGCCGCAGATCTAAGTTATGTCCGCAACGGGGAAGGAGCTGCGGTCGGCTCGCGTACCCGGGATAGTGCTGAGCAGTTTGCTGCTAAGTTTAATATTCCTCGCGCTTATGGAAGCTATGAGGAACTAGCAAATGATCCTGAAATCGATGCGATCTATGTGGCGACTCCGCACCCCTTTCACCGCGACAATGTAATAACCGCTCTGCGTGGAGGAAAAGCCGTGCTGTGCGAAAAACCGATTACGGTAAACAGCCGAGAGCTTGAAGAGATTGTCGATTTGGCTAAGGAGAAGGGCTTGTTTTTGATGGAAGCGATGTGGACGCGATTTTTGCCGCCGATCGTTCAAGTCAGAACATGGCTGGAGGAAGGTCGAATTGGTGAAATACGGCTCGTTAAAGCAGAATTCGGCTTCCGCAGCGACTGGAATCCAAGTGGAAGGTTGCTCAATCCAGAGCTTGGCGGCGGCGCATTGCTGGATGCGGGGATTTATCCGCTGTCATTTGCATCGATGATTTTTGGCTCGAATCCAGAGAAGGTTTGGAGTACAGCCCATGTCGGAGTTACTGGAGTGGACGAGCAATTTTCGATATTGCTGGACTACGGACAAGGGCGCACAGCATCACTTCACGGTGCGATCAGGCTTGATCTTACGAACGAGGCATATATTTATGGGACAGAAGGCTCGATCCACATTCCTTCTTTCTTGAATGCCAAGACGGCAACTCTTCAGGTGAAAGGTCGGGAAGCGGAGACTGTTACCGATGACCGGGAAGCTGTAGGCTATGCCTTTGAAGCCGAAGAGGTGGGGCGATGCCTGCTGGCAGGAGAAACGGAGAGCGCCGCAATAACTTTGGCGGAATCGCTCGGCATCATGCGGCTGCTCGACCAGGTACGCAGTCAGTGGGGAGTAAAGTATCCATTCGAAGCTGGCAGCGAGCAATGA
- a CDS encoding prepilin peptidase codes for MKIAFTASFFLLLLLCSHIDLRCRIIPNQVIILLLILGLLNSWLYTDLVDSLIGIVVPSLLLLIAKSKWNFNIGAGDIKLLSAIGTWVGWYANLYVLLAGSALALIYVGVVRGLRREKVLSVPFAPFLSAAALFIYVGEVILQLYFLP; via the coding sequence ATGAAAATAGCGTTTACAGCTAGCTTTTTTCTTCTCCTGCTCCTTTGCAGCCATATTGATCTGAGATGTCGAATCATCCCGAATCAAGTAATTATTCTCCTACTTATATTGGGGCTGCTGAACAGCTGGCTTTATACAGATCTGGTAGATTCATTAATAGGTATCGTTGTTCCTTCTTTACTTTTGCTCATTGCGAAGTCCAAATGGAATTTCAATATTGGCGCCGGGGATATCAAGCTATTATCGGCGATCGGGACTTGGGTCGGCTGGTATGCCAACCTTTATGTGCTTCTGGCAGGCAGTGCGCTTGCGCTGATTTATGTAGGAGTAGTAAGGGGCTTGCGCCGCGAAAAGGTTTTGTCTGTGCCTTTTGCTCCATTCCTATCTGCGGCAGCTTTGTTCATATATGTAGGTGAGGTTATTCTACAACTATACTTCCTACCATAA
- a CDS encoding stalk domain-containing protein, with translation MKKKKLALILGGAVLLFGGMSLGAAASSQLQEIKAFLNGGLKVRVDGNIAQLKDANGKSVLPITYNGTTYLPVRAVADVLGVAVKYDAQANEVLLGEQLEGVPIGRENFNNTLYSKDPSHTTLNGQDYKEVLYSAPGRNINYTALTPNGKYTKLYLQFAAIDKDVEHIEIKDLDNKALLKKVEGITPESGMQTIEVDITGVKTITINIRKDKDAGYMIPLTTSYYK, from the coding sequence ATGAAAAAGAAGAAATTAGCTCTTATCCTCGGAGGAGCTGTGCTGCTATTCGGCGGAATGAGCTTGGGGGCTGCAGCTAGCTCTCAGCTTCAAGAAATTAAGGCATTTCTAAATGGGGGCCTTAAAGTTAGAGTCGACGGAAATATCGCTCAGCTTAAGGATGCGAACGGTAAATCCGTGCTACCGATTACGTATAATGGTACTACATATCTCCCTGTAAGGGCTGTAGCGGATGTACTGGGCGTAGCCGTGAAATATGATGCCCAGGCCAATGAGGTACTTTTGGGAGAACAATTGGAAGGTGTTCCGATCGGTCGGGAGAATTTTAATAATACGTTGTATTCCAAGGATCCGAGCCACACCACGCTTAATGGGCAGGATTATAAAGAGGTGCTTTACAGTGCCCCTGGGAGGAATATAAACTACACGGCCTTAACTCCGAATGGAAAGTACACGAAGCTGTATTTGCAATTCGCGGCAATCGATAAGGACGTGGAGCACATAGAAATTAAAGACCTCGATAACAAAGCTCTGCTGAAAAAGGTGGAAGGGATTACACCAGAAAGCGGAATGCAAACGATCGAAGTCGACATTACTGGCGTGAAGACCATTACAATTAATATTAGGAAGGATAAGGATGCGGGATATATGATTCCTTTGACAACTTCCTACTATAAATAA